The Microcoleus sp. bin38.metabat.b11b12b14.051 genome contains a region encoding:
- the lpxB gene encoding lipid-A-disaccharide synthase — protein sequence MKIFISTGEVSGDLQGALLVAALKRHAVAAGLELEITALGGPRMAEAGATILGDTVGIGSMGIIESVPYILPTIKVQQKAKEYLKNFRPDAVVLIDYLTPNLGIGSYIRRYLPGLPVVWYIAPQEWVCSISPRNTELIVRIADRILAIFPEEARYYGAQGSQVSWVGHPLVDRMQSAPSRFEARKTLGIEPEQVSIALIPASRKQELKYLMPVIFEAARIIQAKMPEVHFWIPLSQAAFRSKIAAAIDNYGLRATLLENQNLEILAAADLAIAKSGTVNLELALLDVPQVVAYRVSRITAMIARHVLKLSIPFISPPNLVQMKPIVPELLQDEATAANLVFHALELLQNADRRQQTLADYREMRESLGDVGVCDRAAAEIMKNVKLNTAS from the coding sequence ATGAAAATTTTTATCAGCACTGGGGAGGTTTCAGGCGATTTGCAAGGAGCTTTGTTAGTCGCTGCATTGAAACGTCATGCTGTCGCCGCTGGTTTGGAGTTAGAAATAACCGCATTGGGTGGCCCTCGCATGGCAGAAGCTGGTGCTACTATTTTAGGCGATACTGTGGGTATTGGTTCTATGGGCATTATCGAATCAGTGCCGTATATTTTGCCCACGATCAAAGTTCAGCAAAAAGCTAAAGAATACTTGAAAAACTTCCGTCCAGATGCTGTTGTATTGATTGATTATTTGACTCCCAATCTCGGTATTGGTAGCTACATTCGCCGCTATTTGCCCGGTTTACCTGTGGTTTGGTACATCGCACCTCAAGAATGGGTTTGCTCGATTTCTCCTCGGAATACTGAGCTAATTGTCAGGATTGCTGATCGCATTTTGGCGATTTTCCCCGAGGAAGCTCGTTATTATGGCGCACAAGGATCTCAAGTGAGCTGGGTTGGTCATCCTTTGGTGGATAGAATGCAATCTGCGCCCAGTCGGTTCGAGGCTCGCAAAACTTTGGGAATTGAGCCGGAACAGGTGTCAATCGCGCTAATTCCCGCCTCTAGAAAGCAAGAACTTAAGTACCTGATGCCGGTGATATTTGAGGCAGCTCGAATTATTCAAGCTAAAATGCCGGAGGTTCATTTCTGGATTCCGCTTTCTCAAGCCGCTTTTCGCAGCAAAATCGCAGCAGCGATCGATAATTACGGTTTGCGGGCTACTTTGTTGGAAAATCAAAATCTGGAAATCTTGGCGGCTGCGGATCTGGCGATCGCCAAATCTGGTACTGTTAATTTGGAATTAGCTTTGCTCGACGTTCCGCAAGTTGTCGCCTACCGCGTCAGTCGGATTACGGCGATGATTGCTCGCCACGTGCTGAAATTGTCGATTCCTTTTATCTCTCCCCCCAATTTGGTGCAAATGAAGCCGATCGTCCCGGAGTTGCTGCAAGATGAGGCTACTGCGGCAAATCTAGTTTTCCACGCCCTAGAATTACTGCAAAATGCCGATCGACGCCAGCAAACCTTAGCGGATTATCGGGAAATGCGCGAAAGTCTCGGAGATGTCGGTGTGTGCGATCGCGCGGCGGCAGAAATAATGAAAAATGTTAAATTAAATACAGCTTCTTAA
- the lpxC gene encoding UDP-3-O-acyl-N-acetylglucosamine deacetylase has translation MTIHTLKSEFELSGIGLHSGEQTRVRVLPAAVGEGRYFVRTDLPGAPIIPAKIEAVSQTALSTELAGIDAQIRTVEHLLAALAGMGADNARIEVDGPEVPLLDGSARVWVEAIAHTGLISQEGEADSDPSFVVAEPVWVRHGDAFVAALPSAETRFSYGIDFEEQAIGNQWYSWSPEAESFAMAIAPARTFGLARQVDQLRQAGLIKGGTLENALVCDRSGWLNPPLRFANEPVRHKILDLAGDLSLLGTWPKAHYLAYKASHNLHVQLALALNSQAGVAKQTS, from the coding sequence ATGACTATTCACACCCTAAAATCTGAATTTGAACTATCAGGAATCGGTTTGCACAGCGGCGAACAAACTCGCGTTCGAGTCCTGCCCGCTGCGGTTGGGGAAGGCCGCTATTTTGTCAGAACTGACTTGCCCGGTGCTCCGATAATTCCGGCAAAAATTGAGGCGGTTTCTCAGACGGCACTTTCGACTGAGCTCGCAGGTATCGATGCTCAAATTCGCACTGTAGAGCATCTGTTAGCCGCTTTGGCAGGTATGGGAGCGGATAATGCTCGAATTGAGGTTGATGGGCCGGAAGTGCCACTGCTGGACGGTTCGGCTCGGGTTTGGGTAGAGGCGATCGCCCATACCGGCTTAATTTCTCAAGAAGGCGAGGCAGACTCCGATCCGTCATTCGTTGTGGCTGAGCCTGTGTGGGTGCGTCACGGGGATGCTTTTGTCGCGGCTTTACCGTCAGCGGAAACTCGGTTTAGCTACGGAATTGATTTTGAAGAACAGGCGATCGGCAATCAATGGTACAGTTGGTCGCCAGAGGCTGAAAGTTTTGCGATGGCGATCGCCCCAGCCCGCACTTTTGGACTTGCCCGCCAAGTTGACCAATTGCGACAAGCAGGTTTGATCAAAGGTGGTACCCTAGAGAACGCCCTGGTTTGCGATCGCTCCGGCTGGCTCAACCCGCCTTTGAGATTTGCTAACGAACCCGTGCGCCATAAAATCTTAGACTTAGCAGGCGACCTCAGTCTGCTGGGAACTTGGCCAAAAGCTCACTACTTGGCCTACAAAGCCAGTCATAACCTGCACGTCCAACTTGCCTTAGCGCTGAACTCCCAAGCTGGAGTCGCGAAGCAGACAAGTTAG
- the lpxA gene encoding acyl-ACP--UDP-N-acetylglucosamine O-acyltransferase, which yields MLTLIHPTAVIHPRAELHPTVEVGAYAVIGERVKIGPETKIGAHAIIDGLTEIGARNQIFPGAAIGLEPQDLKYEGSPTRVTIGDNNVIREYVTINRATGAGESTTLGNHNMLMAYVHVGHNCDIADRVIIANAVALAGHVKIESQARLSGVLGVHQFVHIGRLSMIGGLSRIDRDVPPYMLIEGNPSRVRAINKIGLERAGLTPEDLLILKKTFRILYHSGYTLNEALEQLDLLPENHHLQHLRRFVQQSVTKGRRGLIPGKK from the coding sequence ATGCTTACTTTGATTCACCCAACTGCTGTGATTCATCCCCGCGCCGAACTGCACCCGACTGTAGAAGTGGGCGCTTATGCTGTAATTGGGGAAAGAGTGAAAATCGGGCCGGAGACTAAGATTGGCGCCCATGCAATTATCGACGGACTAACAGAAATAGGCGCTCGCAATCAAATTTTCCCTGGTGCGGCGATTGGTTTGGAACCTCAAGATTTGAAATATGAGGGTTCTCCAACTAGGGTAACAATTGGCGACAATAATGTGATTCGGGAATATGTGACAATCAACCGCGCTACAGGAGCGGGGGAAAGCACCACACTCGGCAATCATAATATGTTGATGGCTTACGTTCATGTGGGTCATAATTGCGATATTGCCGATCGAGTAATCATCGCCAACGCCGTAGCCCTAGCCGGACACGTCAAAATTGAGTCGCAAGCCAGACTCAGCGGGGTTTTGGGCGTTCACCAGTTTGTCCACATCGGCCGCTTATCCATGATCGGTGGCTTGAGCAGGATCGATCGAGATGTGCCTCCCTATATGCTAATCGAAGGGAATCCTTCGCGAGTGCGAGCTATCAACAAAATAGGCCTCGAACGCGCGGGTTTAACCCCAGAAGATTTGCTAATTTTAAAGAAAACTTTTCGGATTTTATACCATTCCGGCTACACTCTCAATGAAGCTTTGGAACAGTTGGACTTGTTACCAGAAAATCACCACTTGCAGCACCTGCGGAGATTTGTGCAGCAGTCTGTAACCAAAGGGCGGCGCGGTTTGATTCCTGGTAAGAAATAA
- the fabZ gene encoding 3-hydroxyacyl-ACP dehydratase FabZ, translating into MSTLTEVNTLNTANSEFVPTDNGEDSPAVKSTFTLEEIQKLLPHRYPFALVDKIIDYVPSQKAVGIKNVTFNEPHFQGHFPGRPIMPGVLIVEAMAQVGGIVLAQLPDIEQGLWMFTGIDKVKFRRQVVPGDQLLMTVELLWVKRRRFGKMQAIAEVDGQKVCEGELTFSMVD; encoded by the coding sequence ATGTCCACGCTGACAGAAGTTAACACGCTCAATACTGCTAATTCAGAATTCGTTCCCACCGACAACGGTGAGGATTCTCCAGCGGTTAAATCTACTTTTACTCTCGAAGAAATTCAGAAATTGTTGCCTCACCGCTATCCTTTTGCACTGGTAGACAAAATCATTGACTACGTGCCGTCGCAGAAGGCTGTAGGAATTAAAAATGTGACTTTCAACGAACCGCATTTTCAAGGTCATTTTCCCGGAAGACCGATTATGCCTGGGGTCTTAATTGTGGAAGCGATGGCTCAAGTTGGCGGTATTGTTCTGGCTCAGTTGCCCGACATCGAGCAAGGATTGTGGATGTTTACCGGCATTGATAAAGTCAAGTTCCGCCGTCAAGTTGTACCGGGAGATCAGTTGCTGATGACTGTTGAATTGCTGTGGGTAAAACGCCGCCGCTTCGGAAAAATGCAGGCGATCGCCGAAGTGGACGGACAAAAAGTTTGTGAAGGAGAACTGACGTTTTCGATGGTAGATTAG